The Theileria equi strain WA chromosome 2 map unlocalized gcontig_1105316255037, whole genome shotgun sequence genomic sequence TGCCACAATGTACATTTAGAGCTTATTCCTATTTTATAACCATATAGAACCATTTAGAAATAAATCATGCAGTTATTTATTGTTTTAACGTGAGTATACATGATCGTATTGAGTTATATGTACCCAACAATATTCCAAGAAGCAGCATTAAATAAACGTTGCAGATATAACCATCTTACTTGTGTTGTTTGATAATATATAATTGAGAAGATGGTTTTGGCTCCACATAGAAGCTCGGATTGTTGCTAATtacttttattttccaaTTTCATATTTCGTTTTTATAATACACGCTTTTGTTTGACATTTTTACATCACTAGATCGCTATATTGTATATAGTTACTAAATTGCCATTATATTACTGGATTCCTTTCATATTTAGCATGTTGTTGTAGAATTTCCCGTGCATGATCCCTCACTGTTACTTTAATTCAGATTAATCAAAAATTTGTTCTAATCCTCAATACACACTTATAGAAGGCATATTCAACAGTATCTGTTCAGGAAGGATTTATAGAGTTGCTATACAAAGCACTAAATGTAGTAAAATTAATATGACTCGTTCTACAAGCAGTACAATAGAAGATAGTGGTTTACTACCTATATCTAATGATCACACAAACATACAAGTTTCAAAAGAAAATGATTTAAATCAATTAACAACCCTATGCCAAGGTCATTATTGTGAACTTTGTTCGTCAGAATCAACCGATTTTTTGTCGACATTCGTATTGCCGAGTACTGTAGTATCAAGCAATGGAATTATTTCAGTCCATAGAAATTTAGCGGATAAAATAGATGTCCACGAAGGATTGGATTTCTCGACACTATTGGATATACCGAAAACAGAAAACGATGATAAAGGCTATAAGGCGGAAGTAAATAAAATCGGGAGAAGAGGTTCATGGCCAAGTGTATTCTACGATGTAGATTTAAAACCTGGTTATCAAATAGATGAAACACTTGGACTAACCACTCGAGAAAGAAAACATTCCGATGTACACTTAGAAACAAAACCCAATCGCTCACCATGGAGTTCTTTGATCAAAAGAATCAGAACAAGGAACAAGAAGGGATCAAATACAAAGATAAAGTCCGAACCCAGTATCAATGGAACGGAAATTCTTGTACGCTCCCCTTCAAACGATCGCGTTCCTGATGTTTTGAAAAACGATGCTCCCCAAACACAATATGCGCAATTCAAGCCTCTAACTAAGCTTCTTAAGAATCCAAAGGCAAAGGATGTTAAGTACATCTCTAATGGAACGCATTCCGCAGTGGTTAGAAAGGGACGCCATAAAGAGGATGTGTTGGCTATAAATTATGGACTTATTCGAATAAAAAATTGTACTACAAGTCAGGAATACGAATGTATTGATAAAGACAGTGGATCTAATTATATAGTCAAAGTTGTAGATGGCAAATCACCCTGTGTTAATCTTTATGAGCAACTATGCGAAACATATCACCCCAGCTTCGTAAATGTTGTCCAAATTTTGGAGGATTCTAGACTATTATACATTCTTCTTGACAATTCTTCCGCTATGACGTCTCTCCACGAGTTCTATATTTCAACTCCGCCAAAATCAATTACAGTTTCGATGTTGCATGATATATTTTCCCGTATTCTAAAGGGATTAGCATTTTTGCATTCTAGAGGCTAT encodes the following:
- a CDS encoding protein kinase domain containing protein (encoded by transcript BEWA_043650A) codes for the protein MTRSTSSTIEDSGLLPISNDHTNIQVSKENDLNQLTTLCQGHYCELCSSESTDFLSTFVLPSTVVSSNGIISVHRNLADKIDVHEGLDFSTLLDIPKTENDDKGYKAEVNKIGRRGSWPSVFYDVDLKPGYQIDETLGLTTRERKHSDVHLETKPNRSPWSSLIKRIRTRNKKGSNTKIKSEPSINGTEILVRSPSNDRVPDVLKNDAPQTQYAQFKPLTKLLKNPKAKDVKYISNGTHSAVVRKGRHKEDVLAINYGLIRIKNCTTSQEYECIDKDSGSNYIVKVVDGKSPCVNLYEQLCETYHPSFVNVVQILEDSRLLYILLDNSSAMTSLHEFYISTPPKSITVSMLHDIFSRILKGLAFLHSRGYVLGSLSPESVQVLMDRKTGKTSAIISGIDSAVLLDSGYIDPFISEDRISAYYAPEVSEHKVFLSSDLWSCGVMLYQLVEGRLPYEDRYNGVWDNNCLSRSKNINLEFKSELWSASVEMADFCIRALQIDHHRRISSASEALIHPWIVNYTH